The following coding sequences lie in one Glycine soja cultivar W05 chromosome 16, ASM419377v2, whole genome shotgun sequence genomic window:
- the LOC114388986 gene encoding V-type proton ATPase 16 kDa proteolipid subunit: MAAFSGDETAPFFGFLGAAAALVFSCMGAAYGTAKSGVGVASMGVMRPELVMKSIVPVVMAGVLGIYGLIIAVIISTGINPKAKSYYLFDGYAHLSSGLACGLAGLSAGMAIGIVGDAGVRANAQQPKLFVGMILILIFAEALALYGLIVGIILSSRAGQSRAD; encoded by the exons atggcTGCCTTCAGCGGCGACGAAACCGCACCTTTCTTTGGCTTCCTCGGAGCCGCCGCTGCCCTCGTTTTTTCCT gTATGGGAGCGGCGTACGGAACCGCGAAGAGCGGCGTCGGGGTTGCGTCGATGGGCGTGATGAGGCCGGAGCTGGTGATGAAATCGATCGTGCCGGTTGTGATGGCTGGTGTGTTGGGTATCTACGGTTTGATCATTGCGGTTATCATAAGTACGGGCATTAACCCTAAGGCCAAATCGTACTATCTTTTTGACGGCTACGCCCACCTCTCTTCAGGTCTCGCTTGTGGCCTCGCTGGCCTCTCCGCTGGCATGGCCATCGGCATCGTTGGCGATGCCGGTGTTAG AGCAAATGCTCAGCAGCCAAAGCTTTTTGTTGGAATGATACTCATCCTCATTTTTGCTGAGGCGTTGGCATTATACGGTCTCATTGTTGGCATCATCCTCTCTTCTCGTGCTGGCCAATCCAGGGCTGACTAA
- the LOC114390188 gene encoding probable LRR receptor-like serine/threonine-protein kinase At4g36180: MPTFLILVLLCARFLSCAQCGSVTEIQALTSLKLNLHDPLGALNGWDPSTPLAPCDWRGVSCKNDRVTELRLPRLQLSGQLGDRLSDLRMLRRLSLRSNSFNGTIPHSLSKCTLLRALFLQYNSLSGQLPPEIGNLAGLQILNVAGNNLSGEISGELPLRLKYIDISANSFSGEIPSTVAALSELQLINFSYNKFSGLIPARIGELQNLQYLWLDHNVLGGTLPSSLANCSSLVHLSVEGNALAGVLPAAIAALPNLQVLSLAQNNFTGAIPASVFCNVSLKTPSLRIVQLEFNGFTDFAWPQAATTCFSVLEVFNIQRNRVGGKFPLWLTNVTTLSVLDVSGNALSGKIPPEIGRLEKLEELKIANNSFSGEIPPEIVKCRSLRAVVFEGNRFSGEVPSFFGSLTRLKVLSLGVNNFSGSVPVSIGELASLETLSLRGNRLNGTMPEEVMWLKNLTILDLSGNKFSGHVSGKIGNLSKLMVLNLSGNGFHGEIPSTLGNLFRLATLDLSKQNLSGELPFEISGLPSLQVIALQENKLSGVIPEGFSSLTSLKHVNLSSNDFSGHVPKNYGFLRSMVVLSLSHNRITGMIPPEIGNCSDIEILELGSNYLEGPIPKDLSSLAHLKMLDLGKNNLTGVLPEDISKCSWLTVLLADHNQLSGAIPESLAELSYLTILDLSANNLSGEIPSNLNTIPGLVNFNVSGNNLEGEIPAMLGSKFNNPSVFANNQNLCGKPLDKKCEETDSGERNRLIVLIIIIAVGGCLLALCCCFYIFSLLRWRRRIKAAVSGEKKKSPRTSSGTSQSRSSTDTNGPKLVMFNTKITLAETIEATRQFDEENVLSRTRHGLVFKACYNDGMVFSIRKLQDGSLDENMFRKEAESLGKIRHRNLTVLRGYYAGSPDVRLLVYDYMPNGNLATLLQEASHLDGHVLNWPMRHLIALGIARGIAFLHQSSLIHGDIKPQNVLFDADFEAHLSDFGLDKLTVTNNNNNNNAVEASTSSTASVGTLGYVSPEATLTGEATKECDVYSFGIVLLELLTGKRPVMFTQDEDIVKWVKKQLQKGQITELLEPGLFELDPESSEWEEFLLGVKVGLLCTAPDPLDRPTMSDIVFMLEGCRVGPDIASSADPTTQPSPV; this comes from the coding sequence ATGCCAACCTTTCTCATCCTCGTGCTATTGTGCGCACGCTTCTTATCATGCGCCCAGTGCGGCTCCGTGACGGAGATCCAAGCCTTAACGTCGTTGAAGCTCAACCTCCATGACCCTCTTGGCGCACTCAACGGTTGGGATCCGTCAACTCCGTTAGCTCCGTGCGACTGGCGTGGAGTTTCATGCAAAAACGACCGAGTCACCGAGTTACGCTTGCCTCGCCTTCAACTCAGTGGCCAACTCGGTGACCGACTTTCAGACTTACGCATGCTCCGAAGGCTAAGCCTCCGTTCCAACTCCTTCAACGGCACCATTCCTCACTCGCTCTCCAAATGCACGCTCCTACGCGCCTTGTTCTTACAGTACAACTCGCTCTCTGGCCAACTTCCGCCGGAGATCGGAAACCTCGCCGGCCTCCAGATTCTCAATGTCGCCGGTAACAATCTCTCCGGCGAAATCTCCGGCGAACTTCCTCTCCGTCTTAAATACATCGACATTTCCGCGAATTCTTTCTCCGGCGAGATTCCGAGCACTGTGGCGGCTCTTTCCGAACTTCAGCTTATCAACTTTTCCTATAACAAATTCTCCGGCCTGATTCCGGCGCGTATAGGAGAGCTTCAGAATCTGCAATACCTTTGGCTCGATCATAACGTTCTTGGAGGAACCTTACCTTCGTCTCTCGCGAATTGTTCCTCGCTCGTGCATTTAAGCGTTGAAGGGAACGCGCTCGCCGGCGTGTTGCCGGCGGCAATTGCTGCTCTCCCTAACCTTCAGGTGCTGTCCCTCGCGCAGAACAATTTCACCGGGGCAATTCCCGCTTCCGTTTTCTGTAACGTCTCGCTCAAAACGCCGTCGCTCCGCATCGTTCAGTTAGAGTTTAATGGTTTCACCGACTTCGCGTGGCCTCAAGCCGCCACAACGTGTTTCAGCGTTCTCGAAGTTTTCAACATTCAGCGCAATCGCGTGGGCGGCAAGTTTCCGCTGTGGTTAACCAATGTCACCACGCTGTCCGTCCTCGATGTTTCCGGCAATGCGCTCTCCGGCAAAATTCCGCCGGAAATTGGACGCCTCGAGAAACTGGAGGAGTTGAAGATAGCCAACAATTCATTTTCCGGGGAGATTCCGCCGGAGATCGTGAAATGCAGGTCCCTGCGTGCTGTTGTTTTTGAAGGTAACAGGTTTTCCGGTGAGGTTCCTTCGTTTTTCGGTAGCCTTACACGGCTGAAGGTTCTGTCTCTTGGTGTGAACAATTTTTCTGGTTCTGTTCCAGTGAGTATTGGTGAGCTTGCGTCTCTTGAAACGTTGAGTTTAAGGGGTAATAGGTTGAATGGTACAATGCCAGAGGAGGTGATGTGGTTGAAGAATTTGACAATATTAGACCTCAGTGGAAACAAATTTTCGGGTCATGTTTCTGGTAAAATTGGGAACCTGAGTAAATTAATGGTTCTGAATCTGAGTGGCAATGGCTTCCACGGAGAAATTCCTTCTACTTTGGGGAATCTTTTCCGTCTCGCTACACTTGACTTGAGCAAACAAAATCTCTCTGGTGAATTGCCCTTTGAAATTTCAGGGCTTCCCAGTTTGCAAGTCATTGCTCTTCAAGAGAACAAGTTGTCTGGGGTGATCCCTGAAGGGTTTAGCAGCTTGACCAGTTTGAAACACGTGAACCTAAGCTCTAACGATTTTTCTGGGCATGTCCCCAAGAACTATGGCTTTCTTCGATCTATGGTTGTTCTTTCACTATCCCATAACCGCATCACAGGAATGATTCCCCCGGAAATTGGAAACTGCTCTGACATTGAAATTCTCGAGCTTGGATCAAATTACTTGGAGGGTCCAATTCCCAAAGATCTCTCTAGCCTTGCCCATTTGAAAATGCTTGATTTGGGTAAGAACAATTTAACTGGAGTTTTGCCTGAGGATATCTCCAAATGCTCATGGTTAACTGTTTTGTTAGCAGATCACAACCAACTCTCTGGTGCTATACCAGAGTCATTGGCAGAGTTATCATACCTAACAATACTGGATCTCTCTGCCAACAATTTGAGTGGGGAAATCCCAAGTAATCTGAACACAATCCCTGGTTTGGTTAACTTCAATGTCTCGGGTAACAACTTAGAAGGTGAGATTCCAGCGATGTTGGGTTCTAAATTCAACAACCCTTCTGTATTTGCAAACAACCAGAACCTATGTGGGAAGCCATTGGATAAAAAATGCGAAGAAACAGACAGTGGGGAGAGAAATAGGTTGATAGTGTTGATCATTATCATCGCAGTTGGAGGTTGCTTATTGGCACTATGTTGCTGCTTCTACATTTTCAGCTTACTAAGATGGCGCAGAAGGATCAAAGCGGCAGTGTCCGGGGAGAAGAAAAAGAGTCCAAGAACGAGTTCCGGAACAAGCCAGAGCCGTAGCAGCACCGACACAAACGGTCCAAAACTCGTCATGTTCAACACCAAGATCACTCTCGCGGAAACAATCGAAGCAACGAGGCAATTTGACGAAGAAAACGTGCTGAGCAGAACAAGACACGGGTTGGTATTCAAAGCCTGCTACAACGACGGAATGGTCTTTTCCATTCGCAAGCTCCAAGATGGGTCATTAGACGAAAACATGTTCAGAAAAGAAGCAGAGTCCTTGGGCAAAATCAGGCACCGAAATTTAACAGTTCTCAGAGGCTACTACGCTGGTTCACCAGATGTTAGACTCTTGGTATACGATTACATGCCCAATGGAAACCTCGCAACGTTGCTCCAAGAAGCTTCTCATTTAGATGGGCATGTTTTGAATTGGCCAATGCGACACCTCATTGCACTAGGAATTGCTCGCGGCATAGCGTTTTTGCACCAATCTTCACTTATCCACGGTGACATCAAACCCCAAAACGTGCTTTTTGATGCAGACTTCGAAGCCCATTTATCAGATTTCGGGCTTGACAAGTTAACAgttaccaacaacaacaacaacaacaatgcagTTGAAGCCTCTACTTCAAGCACGGCTTCCGTTGGCACGTTGGGTTACGTGTCACCGGAAGCTACTTTAACCGGGGAAGCCACGAAGGAGTGTGACGTGTACAGCTTCGGCATCGTGTTGCTGGAGCTTCTAACCGGGAAGAGGCCCGTGATGTTCACACAGGACGAGGATATTGTTAAGTGGGTGAAGAAGCAGCTTCAGAAGGGGCAAATTACGGAGTTATTAGAGCCTGGTTTGTTTGAACTTGACCCAGAGTCTTCTGAATGGGAAGAGTTTCTGTTGGGTGTGAAAGTGGGCTTGCTTTGCACAGCACCGGATCCTCTTGATCGTCCAACCATGTCTGATATTGTGTTCATGCTCGAAGGTTGTCGTGTTGGACCCGATATTGCTTCCTCCGCTGATCCCACCACCCAACCTTCTCCTGTCTAA